A genomic segment from Mycosarcoma maydis chromosome 13, whole genome shotgun sequence encodes:
- a CDS encoding acetyl-CoA carboxylase: MPPPDHKAVSQFIGGNPLETAPASPVADFIRKQGGHSVITKVLICNNGIAAVKEIRSIRKWAYETFGDERAIEFTVMATPEDLKVNADYIRMADQYVEVPGGSNNNNYANVDLIVDVAERAGVHAVWAGWGHASENPRLPESLAASKHKIIFIGPPGSAMRSLGDKISSTIVAQHADVPCMPWSGTGIKETMMSDQGFLTVSDDVYQQACIHTAEEGLEKAEKIGYPVMIKASEGGGGKGIRKCTNGEEFKQLYNAVLGEVPGSPVFVMKLAGQARHLEVQLLADQYGNAISIFGRDCSVQRRHQKIIEEAPVTIAPEDARESMEKAAVRLAKLVGYVSAGTVEWLYSPESGEFAFLELNPRLQVEHPTTEMVSGVNIPAAQLQVAMGIPLYSIRDIRTLYGMDPRGNEVIDFDFSSPESFKTQRKPQPQGHVVACRITAENPDTGFKPGMGALTELNFRSSTSTWGYFSVGTSGALHEYADSQFGHIFAYGADRSEARKQMVISLKELSIRGDFRTTVEYLIKLLETDAFESNKITTGWLDGLIQDRLTAERPPADLAVICGAAVKAHLLARECEDEYKRILNRGQVPPRDTIKTVFSIDFIYENVKYNFTATRSSVSGWVLYLNGGRTLVQLRPLTDGGLLIGLSGKSHPVYWREEVGMTRLMIDSKTCLIEQENDPTQIRSPSPGKLVRFLVDSGDHVKANQAIAEIEVMKMYLPLVAAEDGVVSFVKTAGVALSPGDIIGILSLDDPSRVQHAKPFAGQLPDFGMPVIVGNKPHQRYTALVEVLNDILDGYDQSFRMQAVIKELIETLRNPELPYGQASQILSSLGGRIPARLEDVVRNTIEMGHSKNIEFPAARLRKLTENFLRDSVDPAIRGQVQITIAPLYQLFETYAGGLKAHEGNVLASFLQKYYEVESQFTGEADVVLELRLQADGDLDKVVALQTSRNGINRKNALLLTLLDKHIKGTSLVSRTSGATMIEALRKLASLQGKSTAPIALKAREVSLDADMPSLADRSAQMQAILRGSVTSSKYGGDDEYHAPSLEVLRELSDSQYSVYDVLHSFFGHREHHVAFAALCTYVVRAYRAYEIVNFDYAVEDFDVEERAVLTWQFQLPRSASSLKERERQVSISDLSMMDNNRRARPIRELRTGAMTSCADVADIPELLPKVLKFFKSSAGASGAPINVLNVAVVDQTDFVDAEVRSQLALYTNACSKEFSAARVRRVTYLLCQPGLYPFFATFRPNEQGIWSEEKAIRNIEPALAYQLELDRVSKNFELTPVPVSSSTIHLYFARGIQNSADTRFFVRSLVRPGRVQGDMAAYLISESDRIVNDILNVIEVALGQPEYRTADASHIFMSFIYQLDVSLVDVQKAIAGFLERHGTRFFRLRITGAEIRMILNGPNGEPRPIRAFVTNETGLVVRYETYEETVADDGSVILRGIEPQGKDATLNAQSAHFPYTTKVALQSRRSRAHALQTTFVYDFIDVLGQAVRASWRKVAASKIPGDVIKSAVELVFDEQENLREVKRAPGMNNIGMVAWLVEVLTPEYPAGRKLVVIGNDVTIQAGSFGPVEDRFFAAASKLARELGVPRLYISANSGARIGLATEALDLFKVKFVGDDPAKGFEYIYLDDESLQAVQAKAPNSVMTKPVQAADGSVHNIITDIIGKPQGGLGVECLSGSGLIAGETSRAKDQIFTATIITGRSVGIGAYLARLGERVIQVEGSPLILTGYQALNKLLGREVYTSNLQLGGPQIMYKNGVSHLTAQDDLDAVRSFVNWISYVPAQRGGPLPIMPTTDSWDRAVTYQPPRGPYDPRWLINGTKAEDGTKLTGLFDEGSFVETLGGWATSVVTGRARLGGIPVGVIAVETRTLERVVPADPANPNSTEQRIMEAGQVWYPNSAYKTAQAIWDFDKEGLPLVILANWRGFSGGQQDMYDEILKQGSKIVDGLSSYKQPVFVHIPPMGELRGGSWVVVDSAINDNGMIEMSADVNSARGGVLEASGLVEIKYRADKQRATMERLDSVYAKLSKEAAEATDFTAQTTARKALAEREKQLAPIFTAIATEYADAHDRAGRMLATGVLRSALPWENARRYFYWRLRRRLTEVAAERTVGEANPTLKHVERLAVLRQFVGAAASDDDKAVAEHLEASADQLLAASKQLKAQYILAQISTLDPELRAQLAASLK; the protein is encoded by the exons ATGCCGCCTCCGGATCACAAGGCAGTCAGCCAGTTTATCG GCGGCAACCCGCTTGAAACCGCTCCCGCCAGCCCTGTTGCCGACTTTATTCGCAAACAGGGTGGTCACAGTGTCATCACCAAGGTCCTCATTTGCAACAACGGTATCGCCGCCGTCAAGGAGATTCGCTCCATCCGAAAATGGGCCTACGAGACCTTTGGCGATGAGCGTGCCATTGAATTTACCGTCATGGCCACCCCTGAGGACCTCAAAGTCAATGCCGACTACATCCGCATGGCCGACCAATACGTCGAGGTACCCGGTGGCTCTAACAACAACAACTACGCTAACGTCGAcctcatcgtcgatgtCGCTGAGCGAGCCGGCGTTCACGCCGTATGGGCTGGCTGGGGTCACGCCTCCGAGAACCCACGCCTACCTGAATCGCTCGCCGCCTCCAAGCACAAGATCATCTTTATCGGTCCCCCCGGCTCCGCCATGCGCTCGCTTGGTGACAAGATCTCGTCCACCATCGTCGCACAGCACGCCGACGTGCCATGCATGCCCTGGTCCGGTACCGGCATCAAGGAGACCATGATGAGCGATCAGGGTTTCCTGACCGTCTCGGACGACGTCTACCAACAGGCCTGCATCCACACCGCTGAAGAAGGTCTTGAGAAGGCCGAAAAGATCGGCTACCCCGTCATGATCAAGGCCTCCgaaggtggaggaggaaagGGTATCCGAAAGTGTACCAACGGCGAAGAATTCAAGCAGCTCTACAACGCCGTTCTCGGTGAAGTGCCCGGCTCGCCCGTTTTCGTTATGAAACTCGCCGGCCAGGCGCGTCATCTCgaggtgcagctgctggccGATCAGTACGGCAACGCCATCAGCATCTTTGGTCGTGACTGCTCTGTCCAGCGTCGTCACCAAAAGATCATCGAGGAGGCTCCTGTCACTATCGCTCCTGAGGATGCCCGCGAGTCCATGGAGAAGGCTGCCGTGCGTCTCGCCAAACTGGTCGGCTACGTCTCTGCCGGTACCGTCGAATGGCTCTACTCTCCCGAGTCGGGCGAGTTTGccttcctcgagctcaaccCCCGTCTTCAGGTCGAGCACCCTACTACCGAGATGGTCTCGGGTGTCAACATTCCCGCTGCCCAGCTTCAGGTCGCCATGGGTATCCCTCTCTACTCGATCCGCGACATCCGAACCCTTTACGGCATGGACCCTCGCGGTAATGAGGtcatcgactttgacttCTCTAGCCCCGAGTCGTTCAAGACCCAGCGCAAGCCTCAGCCCCAGGGCCACGTAGTCGCCTGCCGTATCACTGCCGAAAACCCCGACACCGGCTTCAAGCCTGGCATGGGTGCCCTCACTGAGCTCAACTTCCGCTCCAGCACCTCCACCTGGGGTTACTTCTCCGTCGGCACCAGCGGTGCTCTCCACGAGTACGCCGATTCGCAGTTCGGACACATCTTTGCCTATGGTGCCGACCGATCCGAGGCGCGAAAACAGATGGTCATCTCGCTCAAGGAGCTCTCCATTCGCGGTGACTTCCGTACCACCGTCGAATACCTCATCAAGTtgctcgagaccgacgcCTTCGAGTCCAACAAGATCACCACTGGATGGCTCGATGGTCTCATTCAGGACCGTCTCACTGCCGAACGACCTCCTGCGGACCTCGCTGTCATTTGCGGTGCTGCCGTCAAGGCTCATCTCCTTGCGCGTGAGTGCGAGGACGAGTacaagcgcatcttgaaTAGAGGTCAGGTCCCTCCTCGCGACACCATCAAGACCGTCTTCTCGATCGACTTCATCTACGAGAACGTCAAGTACAACTTTACTGCCACGCGCAGCTCCGTCTCCGGCTGGGTCCTCTACCTCAACGGTGGACGTACGCTGGTGCAGCTCCGACCCCTTACCGACGGAGGTCTGCTCATTGGTCTTTCGGGCAAGTCGCACCCCGTCTACTGGCGTGAGGAGGTCGGCATGACCCGTCTCATGATCGACTCCAAGACCTGCCTCATCGAGCAGGAGAATGACCCCACCCAGATCCGCTCGCCCTCGCCCGGTAAGCTCGTTCGCTTCTTGGTGGATTCGGGCGACCACGTCAAGGCCAACCAGGCCATTGCAGAGATCGAGGTCATGAAGATGTACTTGCCTCTCGTTGCCGCCGAGGACGGCGTCGTCTCGTTTGTCAAGACCGCCGGTGTTGCTCTCAGCCCTGGAGACATTATCGGTATTCTCTCGCTTGATGACCCTAGCCGTGTCCAGCACGCTAAACCCTTTGCTGGCCAGCTGCCCGACTTTGGAATGCCCGTCATCGTTGGCAACAAGCCTCACCAGCGTTACACGGCCCTTGTCGAGGTACTCAACGATATCCTCGATGGTTACGACCAGAGCTTCCGCATGCAGGCGGTCATCAAGGAGCTCATCGAGACGCTCCGCAACCCCGAGCTGCCCTACGGTCAGGCCTCCCAGATTCTGTCCAGCTTGGGCGGCCGTATCCCTGCCAGGCTCGAGGATGTGGTGCGCAACACAATTGAGATGGGCCACTCGAAGAACATTGAGTTCCccgctgctcgtctgcgCAAGCTCACCGAGAACTTCCTCCGTGACAGCGTCGACCCTGCTATCCGCGGACAGGTGCAAATCACCATTGCTCCTCTCTACCAGCTCTTCGAGACCTACGCTGGCGGCCTCAAGGCTCATGAGGGCAACGTGCTTGCTTCGTTCCTCCAAAAGTACTACGAAGTTGAGTCCCAGTTTACCGGTGAGGCTGACGTCGTTCTCGAGCTTCGTCTCCAGGCCGACGGCGACCTCGACAAGGTTGTGGCCCTGCAGACTTCGCGCAATGGCATCAACCGCAAAAAcgctctgctgctcacCTTGCTTGACAAGCACATCAAGGGCACCTCGCTTGTCTCGCGTACTAGCGGTGCTACCATGATCGAGGCTCTGCGCAAGCTTGCCTCGCTTCAGGGCAAGTCGACTGCCCCCATCGCCCTCAAGGCTCGTGAggtctcgctcgacgccgacatgCCCAGTCTTGCCGACCGATCAGCTCAGATGCAGGCCATTCTTCGTGGCTCCGTCACCTCGTCCAAGTatggtggtgatgatgagTACCATGCTCCCTCGCTTGAGGTTCTCCGCGAGCTCAGCGACTCACAGTACAGCGTGTACGATGTGCTGCACAGCTTCTTCGGTCACCGCGAGCACCATGTCGCCTTTGCCGCGCTCTGCACCTACGTCGTCCGCGCCTACCGAGCTTACGAGATTGTCAACTTCGACTATGCCGTTGAGGACTTTGACGTCGAAGAACGCGCTGTGCTCACCTGGCAGTTCCAGCTGcctcgaagcgcttcttcgCTCAAGGAGCGTGAGCGTCAGGTGTCTATCAGCGACCTCAGCATGATGGATAACAACAGGAGGGCTCGCCCCATCCGCGAGCTGCGCACTGGTGCCATGACCAGCTGCGCCGATGTGGCCGACATTCCTGAACTTCTCCCTAAGGTTCTCAAGTTCTTCAAGTCTTCTGCCGGTGCCAGTGGAGCGCCCATCAATGTGCTAAacgttgctgttgtcgaCCAGACTGACTTTGTCGACGCCGAAGTGCGAAGCCAGCTTGCCCTGTACACCAATGCCTGCAGCAAGGAGTTTTCCGCTGCTCGTGTCCGCCGTGTCACCTACCTCCTTTGCCAGCCCGGCTTGTATCCCTTCTTCGCCACCTTCCGTCCCAACGAGCAGGGCATCTGGTCCGAAGAGAAGGCGATTCGCAACATCGAACCCGCGCTTGCCTaccagcttgagctcgacagGGTCAGCAAGAACTTTGAGCTCACCCCCGTTCCGGTCTCGTCGTCCACGATCCATCTCTACTTTGCTCGTGGTATCCAGAACTCGGCCGATACCCGATTCTTTGTTCGCTCACTCGTCCGTCCCGGCCGCGTGCAGGGCGACATGGCTGCATACCTCATCTCCGAATCGGACCGCATTGTCAACGATATTCTCAACGTCATCGAGGTAGCTCTTGGCCAGCCCGAGTACCGCACCGCCGATGCTTCGCACATCTTCATGTCTTTCATCTACCAGCTGGATGTCAGCCTCGTGGATGTGCAGAAGGCTATTGCCGGCTTCCTTGAGCGACACGGCACCCGCTTCTTCCGTCTCCGCATCACAGGTGCCGAGATCCGCATGATTCTAAACGGTCCCAACGGCGAGCCCCGCCCGATCCGAGCCTTTGTCACCAACGAGACCGGTCTGGTCGTCCGATACGAGACATACGAGGAGACTGTCGCCGATGACGGCTCTGTGATTCTGCGCGGCATCGAGCCCCAGGGCAAGGATGCCACGCTCAATGCCCAGAGCGCACACTTCCCTTACACAACCAAGGTGGCACTGCAGTCGCGACGATCTCGTGCCCACGCTTTGCAGACCACCTTCGTCTACGACTTTATCGATGTGCTTGGTCAGGCCGTGCGTGCGTCGTGGAGAAAGGTTGCTGCCAGCAAGATTCCCGGTGATGTCATCAAGTCGGCCGTCGAGTTGGTctttgacgagcaggaGAACCTGCGTGAGGTCAAGCGTGCTCCTGGTATGAACAACATCGGCATGGTTGCttggctcgtcgaggtGCTCACCCCCGAGTACCCCGCTGGCCGTAAGCTCGTTGTCATCGGGAACGACGTCACCATCCAGGCTGGCTCGTTCGGCCCCGTTGAGGACCGCTtcttcgctgctgcctccaAGCTCGCCCGTGAGCTTGGTGTGCCGCGCCTCTACATCTCGGCCAATTCGGGTGCCCGTATCGGCTTGGCAACTGAGGCGCTCGACCTGTTCAAGGTCAAGTTCGTCGGCGACGACCCTGCCAAGGGTTTCGAGTACATCtacctcgacgacgagtcgcTCCAAGCCGTCCAGGCCAAGGCGCCCAACAGTGTCATGACCAAGCCCGTCCAGGCCGCTGATGGCAGCGTCCATAACATCATCACCGATATCATCGGCAAGCCTCAGGGGGGTCTCGGTGTCGAGTGTCTGTCGGGCAGTGGTCTCATTGCCGGTGAGACCAGCCGTGCAAAGGACCAGATCTTCActgccaccatcatcacggGACGAAGTGTCGGTATCGGTGCCTatcttgctcgtctggGCGAGCGTGTAATCCAGGTCGAGGGCTCGCCCTTGATCCTCACTGGTTATCAGGCActcaacaagctgctgGGTCGTGAGGTCTATACCTCGAACCTACAGCTCGGTGGTCCTCAGATCATGTACAAGAACGGTGTTTCTCACCTCACTGCTCAGGACGACCTCGACGCTGTCAGGTCGTTTGTCAACTGGATATCATACGTTCCTGCTCAGCGTGGTGGACCTCTGCCGATCATGCCCACCACCGATAGCTGGGACCGAGCGGTCACATACCAGCCTCCTCGTGGTCCTTACGACCCACGATGGCTCATCAACGGTACCAAGGCCGAAGACGGCACCAAGCTCACCGGTCTTTTCGATGAAGGCTCATTTGTCGAGACGCTTGGCGGCTGGGCCACTTCGGTAGTCACTGGTCGTGCTCGCCTGGGCGGCATCCCTGTCGGTGTGATCGCTGTCGAGACGCGCACGCTCGAGCGTGTTGTTCCGGCCGACCCTGCGAACCCCAACTCGACCGAGCAGCGCATCATGGAAGCCGGCCAGGTGTGGTACCCCAACTCAGCGTACAAGACTGCCCAAGCCATCTGGGACTTTGACAAAGAGGGTCTGCCTTTGGTCATCCTTGCCAACTGGCGTGGATTTTCGGGTGGCCAGCAGGACATGTACGACGAGATCCTCAAGCAGGGCTccaagatcgtcgacgGTCTGTCGTCGTACAAGCAGCCCGTGTTTGTTCACATTCCACCTATGGGTGAGCTTCGCGGTGGTTCGTGGGTCGTGGTCGACTCTGCGATCAACGACAACGGTATGATCGAGATGTCGGCCGATGTCAACAGCGCACGAGGTGGTGTGCTGGAAGCCTCAGGTCtggtcgagatcaagtACCGTGCCGACAAGCAACGTGCTACCATGGAGCGACTCGACAGCGTCTATGCCAAGTTGAGCAAGGAAGCTGCCGAAGCGACCGACTTCACCGCGCAGACCACCGCTCGTAAGGCGTTGGCAGAGCGAGAGAAGCAGCTCGCACCTATCTTTACGGCGATCGCTACCGAGTATGCAGATGCACACGACCGTGCAGGACGCATGCTTGCGACTGGAGTGCTGCGATCGGCGCTGCCATGGGAGAACGCGCGTCGATACTTCTACTGGCGTCTCAGGAGAAGGTTGACCGAGGTCGCTGCTGAACGCACGGTTGGCGAGGCCAACCCGACGCTGAAGCATGTTGAGAGGCTGGCTGTATTGCGACAGTttgttggtgctgctgcgagcgatgacgacaagGCGGTGGCTGAGCACTTGGAGGCTTCGGCCGACCAGCTGTTGGCCGCATCCAAACAGTTGAAGGCACAGTACATCTTGGCTCAGATCTCGACATTGGACCCTGAACTGCGCGCTCAACTAGCCGCTTCGCTCAAGTAA
- a CDS encoding uncharacterized protein (related to MUS81 - endonuclease involved in DNA repair and replication fork stability), with protein sequence MTDECNISAGGNTLWLTFLAAWTEEAQAKGSKVARTYRKAHQSLAACPIEFQHPCQTTQLAGIGPTIANKLEQELQRWCQDNGRTMPERPSRQAPSSKQVSAAAQTVSAALDPIAAEQGPSTVAKRNQAGTSERPTKKRAYVPQHRSGAYGLLVGLYVSTRASSALREEKISKTQLINAARPYSDTEYEVAGSSSSSRSSAAIPLSSQYGTSGGAGGARSFYTGWTSMKTLIAKGYVVQSGNPARYALSDEGAAVAETLARDAGVELSVLPVAADYTREEDDDWSEDEQEETLKARISTYRPEILKAGSYTIHLVVDNRERHRPGRRQEKEPIATLLLERGVDTETRALEVGDAVWIARRKQRTGFEADEVVLDHIVERKRLDDLTSSILDGRWRDQKFRLSSSGLSKVLYLIEDYDVENQMRKFGPQIQTALSSSQVVDGFFVERTSGLGASIDYLASMDGMIRKMYEQQDLSVMPSAIISRSSFLDTREELQRKSPTALILTSFEAFQALNSKSGGLTSKEIFGKMLLCIKGMSAEKVREVLTMYSTLRELTDAYQEIAAADVKEAETMLSTFTEGMDQRKKIGPALSRKVAEVLLTPRYAAE encoded by the coding sequence ATGACCGATGAGTGCAACATCTCAGCTGGTGGCAACACGCTCTGGCTCACCTTCCTCGCAGCCTGGACTGAGGAAGCACAGGCGAAAGGATCCAAAGTAGCACGCACTTATCGCAAAGCTCATCAATCTTTAGCGGCGTGTCCTATCGAGTTTCAGCATCCATGTCAAACTACGCAGCTCGCAGGAATCGGTCCTACGATCGcaaacaagctcgagcaagagctgCAGAGATGGTGCCAAGACAACGGTCGGACCATGCCAGAGCGGCCATCTCGTCAAGCGCCCTCTTCCAAGCAAGTTTCTGCAGCGGCGCAAACTGTAAGCGCCGCACTAGATCCGATAGCAGCCGAACAAGGGCCGAGCACCGTCGCCAAGCGAAACCAAGCAGGCACGTCGGAACGTCCGACCAAGAAAAGAGCCTATGTTCCACAGCATCGTTCGGGTGCATACGGTCTCCTTGTCGGCCTCTACGTCTCCACCAGGGCAAGCAGCGCGTTGAGAGAGGAGAAGATTTCCAAAACACAACTCATCAACGCTGCACGTCCCTATTCGGATACGGAATATGAAGTCGCTGgttcgtcttcgtcgtctcGGTCCTCAGCTGCTATTCCTCTCTCAAGCCAGTATGGCACATCTGGAGGCGCAGGAGGCGCACGGTCTTTCTACACGGGCTGGACAAGCATGAAAACGCTCATCGCCAAAGGCTACGTGGTACAGTCGGGCAATCCTGCTCGATACGCACTCAGTGACGAAGGCGCGGCTGTGGCAGAGACACTAGCTAGAGATGCGGGTGTCGAGCTGTCGGTGCTTCCCGTCGCGGCCGACTACACGAGagaagaggatgacgacTGGTCAGAAGATGAACAGGAAGAAACGCTCAAGGCACGCATCTCTACCTATCGACCAGAGATACTGAAAGCAGGAAGCTACACCATCCATTTGGTGGTTGACAATCGTGAGCGACATCGTCCAGGGAGACGACAAGAGAAGGAGCCCATCGCAACGCTTCTCCTTGAGCGTGGCGTTGACACCGAGACGAGGGCGCTAGAGGTCGGCGACGCAGTCTGGATTGCACGCCGAAAGCAACGTACAGGTTTCGAAGCCGACGAAGTGGTGCTGGATCACATTGTGGAGCGAAAGAGGCTCGACGATCTTACCAGCTCGATCCTCGATGGGCGATGGAGGGATCAAAAGTTCCGCCTATCGTCATCGGGTCTGTCCAAGGTGCTCTACCTCATAGAGGACTACGATGTAGAGAACCAGATGCGCAAGTTTGGTCCGCAGATCCAGACCgcgctgagcagctcaCAGGTGGTGGATGGGTTTTTTGTCGAACGCACCTCGGGACTTGGAGCGAGCATCGACTACCTCGCCTCGATGGACGGCATGATCCGCAAAATGTACGAGCAACAGGATCTCTCAGTGATGCCTAGCGCCATCATCTCTCGCTCCAGCTTTCTAGACACACGAGAAGAACTGCAACGCAAATCGCCCACAGCATTGATCCTGACGTCGTTCGAAGCGTTTCAGGCGCTCAACAGCAAGAGCGGTGGTCTCACTTCCAAGGAAATCTTTGGCAAGATGCTGTTGTGCATCAAAGGAATGAGCGCTGAAAAGGTGCGAGAGGTGCTGACCATGTACAGCACGCTTCGCGAGCTGACGGATGCATACCAAGAAATAGCGGCGGCGGATGTGAAAGAGGCAGAAACCATGCTTTCCACTTTTACGGAGGGCATGGACCAGCGCAAGAAGATCGGTCCTGCGCTCAGTCGCAAGGTGGCCGAAGTTCTGTTGACGCCTCGCTATGCAGCAGAGTAA